Part of the Acidimicrobiia bacterium genome, ACAGGACATCGAGGTGGCGGTCGGTCTCGAGCGGGATGCGGTCGCCGTCGGCGACCGGGTGGGTCGGGTCGATGGCGTTCGAGTACCACTCGGGCTGGGAGAATCCCGCCCGGTACCGCTCGATCGCCTCGCCGGGGGCGCCGTTGGCGGCCACGATGGTGGTGAGACGGTCGCGGCGACCCTCCCAGTTGTTGTACCAGACGACTTCGGACGGCGTCGATTCGTGCATGACCCACTCGGCACCGGTCTCCTCGACGAGCCGCTTGGAGATTGCGATGTGGTCGACGTGGAGGTGGGAGCCGATGAGGCGGTGGAGGTCTTTGGTCGTGGCTCCGATGTGGTCGAGCCCGCGCACGATGTGCTGGTAGCCGTCGTCGGTGTCGACGCCGCAGTCGAGCATGGTCAGTCCGTCGGCACCTTCGAAGATGTAGGTGTTGACCGACCTGGGTGCGGTGAAGGGCAGCGGCAGCGTGAGGCGCCAGATGCCGAATCCGAGTGATTCGATGTGATCCATCAGCGGTGG contains:
- a CDS encoding MBL fold metallo-hydrolase gives rise to the protein MDHIESLGFGIWRLTLPLPFTAPRSVNTYIFEGADGLTMLDCGVDTDDGYQHIVRGLDHIGATTKDLHRLIGSHLHVDHIAISKRLVEETGAEWVMHESTPSEVVWYNNWEGRRDRLTTIVAANGAPGEAIERYRAGFSQPEWYSNAIDPTHPVADGDRIPLETDRHLDVLFTPGHQPNHITLSDSRSGLLFSGDHVLPGISPFVPYDGDDNDHLGDYLNSIERIELLDPGVVLPAHGPAIERGRARARQISLHHERRIGAITQELKWGPKTAWEIMGAVFRPNLSHMEQRLAIQETLAHLEYLRRRGAVERILEDGTFWYRGRNR